Genomic DNA from Mesorhizobium sp. 131-2-1:
CCATCGTCATCGAGTATCTGGCCGCCTACTACCCTGGCCCGGTCGCGCTGATCCCCGGCGATATCGACCTTGCCCGCGAGGTTCGGACCGCCGACCGCTTCTACGATTTCTATGTGCAGGAGCCGATGCAGAAGATCGTCGGCGACCGGCTGCGGCCGCAAGGCCAGACCGATCCGTTCGGTGTCGAGCAGGCGCGGGCGCAGTTGCGCGGCTCCTATGCCATCATCGAAAAGGAGATGCGGTCGAGGACGTGGGCGGTTGGCGAAGCCTTCACCATGGCCGACTGCGCGGCGGCGCCGGCGCTGTTCTACGCCAACAAGGTCGAGCCGTTCGGAGACCGCTATCCCGCCGTGACGGGCTATCACGACCGCCTGCTGGCACGCCCGTCGGTCGCCCGCGTAATCGAGGAAGCGCAGCCCTATTTCAAGCTGTTTCCCTATAATAAAGGCTAGATGCCGGATCCGGCTTTCAGCTTCCGGGCGAGCCCAGTTCCCCGGCTTCCCAGAACTGATCGAGCCAGATGTTCAACCGGAGGAAGCCGGCATTGCTGACCGCATAAACACGTCTTGTGCCTTCGGCCTTGGCGTTGACCAGGCCGGCCTCGAGCAGCACCTTCAAGTGTTGCGAAACGGCCGGACGGGAGACGGGCAGGCCGGCGGCCAGTTCGTTGACGGTCTTCGGGCCGCGCCGGAGCTCTTCGAGAAGATAGCGCCGGTTGGGATCGGCAATTGCCACAAAGGCATCAGAAAACATCATCCCTCATTTGTGAGGCAAAGTTTCCCAAATCTCAACCATTGGTTTCAGCCTTTCTGCGCGGATCGAGCCGCAAGGCCTCCGGCGTAACCGAGCGATCGGCCGGCTGGGTCTTGAAGGCGTCGCGGTTTTCGATCGGCACCGGGGCGCGGCGGCTGATGCGCAGCAGTGTGTAGGCCGCCAGACAAAGATGGGCGAGCGCGGTGGCCAGGAACAGGCCTTCCGGACGCACCCAGCCCATCAGGCCGGCGGCGAGCAGCGGCCCGATCATCGTGCCGAAGCCATAGAGCAGCAGCAGGCCGCCCGACACTTTGACGAAATCCTCGGCCCGGGCGTGGTCGTTGGCATGCGCCACGGCGATCGAATAGAGCGTGTAGGCGAAGGCGCCATAGGCGGCGGTCAGCACGATGACGAAGACGCTGGAGCGCGGCTCGAAAAGGAAGACGATGATGGCGAACAAGGCCGCGCCAAAGGCGGCGCCCGCCAGCACGAAACGGCGGTCGGTCTTGTCCGAGAGGCGTCCCGCCGGAAGCTGCATGGCCGCTCCAGCCACCACCACCAGGCTCATCATCAGCGCGATTTGGGCCGTCGAGATGCCGATGCGGGCACCATAGACGGCGCCGAGCGTGCCCCAGGCGCCGTTGGCAATGCCGATCAACAGGCAGGCGATCGCCGACACCGGCGAATTGGCGTAAAGCCCCTTCACGTCGAGCTTCACGTCCTGCAGCGGCTTCGGATGTGACTGCGTCGAGACGGCGGTCGGGATCAGCGACAGGCAGAACAGGATGCCGGTGATCATGAACAGCGAGGCCGATTTCACGTCGCCGCCGGCGACGATCATCTGGCCCCCCATGATCGAGGCATAGGTGACCATCATGTAGAGGCCGAAGACCGTGCCGCGGTTCTCGTTGGTGGCCTTCTCGTTCAGCCAGCTTTCGATGACCATGAAGGCGCCGGCCATGGTGAAGCCGGTGAAGGCACGCAGCAGGATCCAGACATATTCATCGATGATGAGGCCGGTGAGCAAGGCGACAATGGCGCCCGACGCCGCAAAGGCGCCAAAGGCCCTGACATGGCCCGCACGACGCACCAGGCGCGGCGCAAAGAAGCAGCCGGTGACGAAGCCGCCTGCCCAGGCCGTGCCCATCAGGCCCAGCGATGCCGTG
This window encodes:
- a CDS encoding glutathione S-transferase family protein; translated protein: MSLTMHLHPLASFCWKPLIALYENGTPFDAVIVDLGNEQSRAAFLKLSPAGKMPVLRDEARGQTVPESTIVIEYLAAYYPGPVALIPGDIDLAREVRTADRFYDFYVQEPMQKIVGDRLRPQGQTDPFGVEQARAQLRGSYAIIEKEMRSRTWAVGEAFTMADCAAAPALFYANKVEPFGDRYPAVTGYHDRLLARPSVARVIEEAQPYFKLFPYNKG
- a CDS encoding MFS transporter — protein: MFATYRPILSLLRGTAFLLAASGLHGLLLPLRGQLEGFSTASLGLMGTAWAGGFVTGCFFAPRLVRRAGHVRAFGAFAASGAIVALLTGLIIDEYVWILLRAFTGFTMAGAFMVIESWLNEKATNENRGTVFGLYMMVTYASIMGGQMIVAGGDVKSASLFMITGILFCLSLIPTAVSTQSHPKPLQDVKLDVKGLYANSPVSAIACLLIGIANGAWGTLGAVYGARIGISTAQIALMMSLVVVAGAAMQLPAGRLSDKTDRRFVLAGAAFGAALFAIIVFLFEPRSSVFVIVLTAAYGAFAYTLYSIAVAHANDHARAEDFVKVSGGLLLLYGFGTMIGPLLAAGLMGWVRPEGLFLATALAHLCLAAYTLLRISRRAPVPIENRDAFKTQPADRSVTPEALRLDPRRKAETNG
- a CDS encoding ArsR/SmtB family transcription factor, which produces MMFSDAFVAIADPNRRYLLEELRRGPKTVNELAAGLPVSRPAVSQHLKVLLEAGLVNAKAEGTRRVYAVSNAGFLRLNIWLDQFWEAGELGSPGS